One window of the Triticum dicoccoides isolate Atlit2015 ecotype Zavitan chromosome 3B, WEW_v2.0, whole genome shotgun sequence genome contains the following:
- the LOC119280575 gene encoding tetraketide alpha-pyrone reductase 2-like codes for MPEYCVTGGTGFIASHLIRALLAAGHTVRATVRDPSDDAKVGFLWELEGAGERLQLLRADLLVEGSFDAAVSGVDGVFHAASPVVVSYEDGKDAQEKLVDPIVKGAGNVLRSCARAAVPPRRVVFTSSCSSVRYRHHHVHGGAPPTLNESHWSDADYCRTYGLWYAYAKTVAEKEAWRLATEHGLVLVVVNPSFVVGPVLGRAAPTSTALVVLALLKGDLGKYPNTTIGFVHVDDVVLGHVLAMEDGRASGRLICSGDVAHWSEVLGSLRERYPQYPIPTECSGGKGDDRAHKMDTSKMEALGFPPFLSIQQMFDDCIKSFQDKGLLLP; via the exons ATGCCGGAGTACTGCGTGACCGGCGGGACGGGGTTCATCGCGTCGCACCTGATCCGGGCGCTGCTGGCCGCCGGGCACACGGTGCGGGCCACGGTGAGGGACCCCAGCGACGACGCCAAGGTGGGGTTCCTGTGGGAGCTGGAGGGGGCCGGCGAGCGGCTGCAGCTGCTGCGCGCCGACCTGCTCGTGGAGGGCTCCTTCGACGCGGCGGTGAGCGGCGTGGACGGCGTCTTCCACGCCGCGTCCCCGGTGGTGGTGAGCTACGAGGACGGCAAGGACGCGCAGGAGAAGCTGGTGGACCCGATCGTGAAGGGCGCAGGGAACGTGCTCCGCTCCTGCGCCCGGGCCGCGGTGCCGCCCCGCCGCGTGGTGTTCACCTCCTCCTGCTCCAGCGTCCGGTACCGGCACCACCACGTGCACGGCGGCGCCCCGCCGACGCTGAACGAGTCCCACTGGAGCGACGCCGACTACTGCCGCACGTACGGGCTGTGGTACGCGTACGCCAAGACGGTGGCGGAGAAGGAGGCGTGGCGGCTGGCGACGGAGCACGGGCTGGTCCTGGTGGTGGTGAACCCGTCGTTCGTGGTCGGGCCGGTGCTGGGCCGGGCGGCGCCCACGAGCACCGCGCTGGTGGTGCTCGCGCTGCTCAAGGGGGACCTGGGAAAGTACCCCAACACGACGATCGGGTTCGTGCACGTGGACGACGTGGTGCTGGGCCACGTCCTGGCCATGGAGGACGGCAGGGCGTCCGGCAGGCTCATCTGCTCCGGCGACGTCGCGCACTGGTCCGAGGTGCTCGGGTCGCTCCGGGAGCGGTACCCGCAGTACCCCATCCCCACAGA GTGCAGCGGCGGGAAGGGAGACGACAGGGCACACAAGATGGACACGAGCAAGATGGAGGCGCTGGGCTTCCCTCCTTTCCTCTCCATCCAGCAGATGTTCGACGACTGCATCAAGAGCTTCCAGGACAAGGGGCTCCTCCTTCCTTGA